AGGCCGAGAAGGGCTTTAACCGATTCGGGATTGACTTGCCGGGCTTGGGAAAAAGCCTTTTCGGCCTCATCGTGGCGCCCGTCTTTTTGCCAAGCGGCCCCCAGATTCAGCCAGCCCTCAAGATAGTCAGGTTTAAGCTCTACCGCTCTGGTAAAGGCCCGAAACGCCTCAGACCGCCTGCCCTCCGCCTGCAGGGCAACCCCCAAATCCGAATAGGCATGGTAGTTCAGCGGATCAACCGCCACCGCCCGAGAAAACAAGGTCGTGCTGTTTTGCCAAAAAGCAGTTTGCCGCCGGCTTACGGGAAGCAACAGCAACAACAACAGGCATGCGGCGGCCCACAATCTCGCCGCCGGGATTGACGACCCCCATTGCGCCCCTCCCCAAACCAGAAGCAGGCCGAGACCGATACTCGGAAAATAGGTATAGCGATCGGCCAGAGCCTGCCCTCCGACCTGAATCAAGCCGATCACCGGCACCAGGGTGCCGAGAAACCACAACCAGCCCACCAGAAGAAAAGGGGACTTGTCCCTTTGCCTGAAAAACCAATAGCTCAGCAGGCTAAACAACAACAGGACTCCGACAACCGTCAAGGCCGACGGCAGGCCCTGATAGCGATAAAACACCGCCAGTTTCCGAGGCCAAAGAGCAAGCTCCAGATACTTAAAATATGCAAGCAGCGCATTGAGCAAACGCCGGCCGTAACCAAAGGCCTCGAGCGTCGCCAGGGCTCCGGCCTGTTTCTGGGCCATAAAGGTCATGACCGCCGCTCCCGCCGCCAAGCCCAGCAAGGGCAGTTTTTCCAGTCCGAGGCGCAGCCAGGAGCTGTGAAGATGACGCCGAAGAGGCCAGAAATCAAGTACCAGCAAAAGAAAGGGCAGGGTTACCGCCATCGGCTTGGCCAACAGCGCCAGCAGGGCGCTGATCAAGACCGGCAGATAGCGCTTATAACCCGGACGAAGGCTGTAATAATGATAACTTAAAAGGCTCAGCAACCAGAAGAAAACACATAGCAGATCCTTGCGCTCCGCGATCCAGGCCACGGATTCAACCCGCAAGGGATGCCAGGCGAAAAAGGCCGCGACCAAGACGCTGCGGCCCAGAGCCCCGGTCAGGCGCCACAAGACCACTAAAAGAAGAACGGTGTTGGCGAGATGCCAGAACATGGCCGCCAGGTGATGGGCGCCCGCATCGAGCCCAAACCAGGAGCTATCAAGCATGTGGGAAAGCCAGGTCAAGGGATGCCAGTTAGCCGCATGAAACGAGGTAAAGGCCCAACGCAGGCCGTCCCAGCTCAGTCCCCGTATGACAATTTCATTCTCAAGCACATAATCGGGGTCATCAAAACTGACAAAGGCGAAATCCGAGGTCTGCCAGTAGATAGCCAGAACGCCGAGCCCTAACAACATGACGGCGCCCGGAAAAAACCAAGGCTTTTTTCCCGCCGTCAGGCCGACGTTCTTCATAGAACTTCTATGCGCTGCGCTTTTTGCCAACCTGCCGCCACCAGTTTGCGGTTTTCGTCAGTCCCGTTTCCACTCGCTCGGGCGCCCGCCAACCCAATTCAGCAACCGAACTTCTATCAAGCTGTAAATTACCCATCAGCTTGACCAGCGCGGCGCTTTGTCCCAGCAGGGCCGCGCTGAATTTCATCAGACCGATGGGAAGCGAGCATGAACGAAAGGGGCGCTCCAGGGCCCGCGCCAACAGGTGCGCCAGCTCCCGGGACGAGCAGTCCCGCTCGTCCGCCGGGAACAGCAGGCGCCCTCCGGCTTGAGGATGAAAACAAGAAAATTCTAGAAAGTCAACCAAATTATCAAGACTTATGAAACTACGTTGATTATCGGTTCGCGCCACCGGCAACGGCCGGCCCCGATCAAGCCAGGCCAGCAGGGCGGCGAAATTACCTTTGACCCCCGGCCCATAAACCAACGGCGACCTGATAATAACCAGCTCAGGACCCTGTTCAGGAACGCAAAGCCGGTTGAGCTCCTGTTCCGCTCGCCACTTACTGACCGCGTAGGCGCCCCGGGGACGAGGTCTGTCCCCGGGACCATAGACACAGGCACCGGGCGCGAGCACACCTTCTCCGTTAACCTTGATCGTACTGAGAAAAATCAAGCGCCGGACCCCGGCCTTGACCGCTCCTTGAGCAAGGGCCCGGCTCATTTCCAGGTTGTCGGAAAAAAACCGCTCTTCCGAACGACGGTCCGAAACCAGGCAGTGGGCCCGGGCCGCCAGATGGACCACCACCTCGATTTCGGTCAGCAACTTAGACCAGGCTTCCGGCCGGGTTACTTCGGACACGGCGACCACGTCGTCAAGAAGCGCCTTCAGGTCAGCCGGCAAAGGCGTTCCGCCCCGGCGCACAACCGCTCTTAACGGAATCTTTTTCTGCGCCAGATGACGGCACAGCGCCGCCCCGACAAAACCGGCGGCGCCGGTAATCAGGATTTTTCCAGAGCTTCCCATCGCGTTCCCAATAGTTCATGGTATACCGAAAAGGTAGCGGCAATTACTTTTTTGTCACTGAACTCTTGAGCCACCAGTTGCCGGCCGCGAAGACCGAAACGCCGCCTTAAGGCAGGATCAAGAAGCAGGGTTTTCAGCGCCGCGGCCAGCTCGGAAACCGAGCCCGGCGGCACGAGAAAACCATTCTCCCCGGATCTGACGATCTCCCGACAACCCGGCATGTCGGTGGCCACCAGAGATTTGCCGCAGGCCGCGGCTTCCAGCAGGGTGACGGGAATACCTTCGCGATAACGGGTCGGCAGACAGACGATGTCCACCTGCCGATAAAGGGCCGGCATGTCTTTCTGGTAGCCCAGCCAGCGAACCACGCCCTGGCCATGCCAGTAGAGCAGGCGCGCTATCGAAACCGCCGCCGGATTGCTGGTATCCGGCATGCCGGCCAGCCAGAACTCGGCGTTCAGTCCCTCTTGGAGCAAAAGCCGGGCCGCCTCCACGTACTCGCGAATGCCTTTATGCCAGAGCATCCGGGCCGCCAGCAGCACCACCGGGGCCGCCGCCGGGTCAGACGGGCTCGAGAAGCTTGCCGAAAAGCGTTCCAGGTCTACCCCGGACCCCAGAATCAGCCGGGTTTTTTCCGGGCCCACGATTTTCCGATCGAGAAAATGCCGCCGGTCATCCGGATTTTCAAAAAGAAAACGGACCCTGCGACCACCGCCGGCCAGGCGATAAGCAGCCTCGACCAGCCGGCGCAGATAGTTTTTCCCCGCGCCGCCGGTGATAAAAACAAACCCCAGCCCGGTCACGGCGTTGACCACCGCCCCGATACCGGTCAGGCGGGCCGCCAGCGAGCCGTAAATAATCGGCTTGATCGAAACCTGATGCACCAGGTCCGGCCGCTGCCGGCGATAGAGCCCGGCAATATCCCAACAGGCAAGCAGCTCCCGCAGAGGATTACGGCTGGAACGGCGCAGCTTAAGAGGAAAATGGGGAAAACCCAGGCTTTTGATTTCCGCCACCCGCGGACCGGGGGCCGTGGCCACCAGCACCCTGCAACCCGCTTGTTGCGCGGCCAGGGCCAAAGCCCGGCGATGAAGCAGAAAAAACCAGTCATCCGTAACCAGAAAAAGAATCGTCGGTGGACCCGGCCGCCTTTCCTCTGGGACCGACAGGCGGCGCCCGGCGGTCAGCAGAAAACGGCGACAGAATTTCAGCAGCGACCAGAAGCAGGCTCCGGCCAGGCGCGGGCCCGAGATTCCGGGCGCGCGGCGCATGCGGTACAGGGCTTGGAGTTCACCCTTTTCCATCGCCCACAGCGCGGCGCTCTGACCCGTCGCGCCAAAAGCGGCCTTGTGGGTTTGCGCCAGGGACAAGCCGATCAGCGCCGCCCGCTCGGAAGCGGCCAGCAGTTGCAGCCACAGGGAAAAATCCTCTCCGTAACGAAAGTTTTCCGGAAAACGATCCGGCAGCCGACGGCGCAGCATTACGCTTGGAGTTCGCAACCGATTACGATACAAAAGCTCCGCCAACCGAACCTCTGTAATCCGGTAAGCGCCCGTTTTGAGGGCGGCTTCTGGACGTACGCCGTCACAAAAATGCCCACTCAAGGCAAACTCGGGATGCTCCTTCATGAAAGCGTACTGAATCGCGATTTTTTCCGGATGCCAGCTGTCGTCGGCGTCAAGAAAGGCCAGCAGGGGTTGCGTGGCCCGATCCCAGGCATAATTACGGGCCGCTGCCGGACCCTGGTTTGTTTCCAGAAAAAAAAGTTTCAGCCAGCCGTCCCCATAGCTCGCGAGCAGACCGCCAAGCACGGCCCGGGTTTCGGCATCGCTGCCGTCATCGACAATGATAACCTCCGCCGGCCGCAAAGTCTGAGCCGCGACCGAAGCCAGGGCCCGACCGATCGTGGCCCCGGCCTGATAACAGGGAATGATCACGGTGACCAACGCCGGCTCCGCCAGGACCGAAAACGGGCGTTCTGCCGCCACGGCAAGGTGGCCCGTTAAACTTTTCATTGCCGGGAAACCCACTCCCAGGTGCGTCGCAGACCTTCGCGAAAATCCACCTGCGCCTCCCAGTCCAATTCCTGCCGGGCCCGCGTGCAATCGAGCCAATTGAGGGGCGTGTCACAGGCACGGGACGGTTTATAGATCACCTCAGCCCGGCGACCACTGACAATTTCAAGTTCAGCCAGCACTTCGTTCAGTGTCCAGGGACGGCCGCCACCAATATTAAACAAACCTTTAGAGATGTTTTTTTCACAGGCCTTCAGAATGGCCGCACTCAGGTCGGAAATATAAAGATAGTCGCGCGCGATTTCACCGTCACCCCAGATTTCAATCGCCTGCCGCCGCTTCAGGCGGCCCAGGAAAACCGCTACCGCCCCTTGAGCGCCGTCGATCCTCTGGCGCTCGCCATAGGGGTTGGCAATGCGCAGAATCGTATAATCCAGACCATACAGGTGCTGAAAAAGCTTGAGATATTTCTCCGTGGCAAGTTTGACAATCCCATAGGATGAGAGCGGCTCGGTCGGCGCCTCTTCGACCAACGGCAAGCTTCCGGCGACCCCATACACGGTCCCACCGGAAGACGCGAAAACTACCTTCTTCACCCCATTCCTGACGGCCTCCTCAAGCAGGGTCACGGTTCCCATAAGATTGCTCTGAATATCAAAAAGAGGGTCAAGATTGGAGGAAGCCGGCAATACCGTACCGGCCATATGCAACACCAGATCAATTCCGGAAAGCGCCGCCGTCAGCTCTCGGCGCACGGTAAAATCACCGAAAAAAACCTCGACCCGATCCCGAACGGCGGCGATATTGACCAGGGAACAGGCGGGCCTTTCCAGGATTCGAACCTGGTGCCCCGCCGCAAGCAGCGCTTCAACCGCGTGCGAACCGATAAAACCGGCCCCGCCCAAGACCAGACAGTTCATGGCTTTAAAGAAAAGTAAAAGGATTGATACTCGCGGTCAAGCCCGGCCAAAGAAAAATCTTCGCACATCCGCCGGCGAGCGGCCGCCGCCATTCTTTGGCGCCGGTGCGGATCGGCCAGCTTGCTGATCGCGGCGACATAGGCCTCGGGTCGTTCCCGTTCCCTGATCAGAAAACCACATTCGGGGGTAACCAGCTCGGCACAGCCTCCGACCTCGGCCACTACCGGCACCACCGCCATCGCCATCGCCTGATAAAGTACCATCGGCACCCCCTCCCAGTCGGAAGTCAGCAACAACAGATCGGCGATTTTGTACCAATCATAGACCGAGCTCAAGGGTTGCTCTCCATGCCAGCGCACCTCCCGCTCTAAATGCTGTTGCCGGATTCCGCCCAACAGCTCTTTTTTTTGGGATTCCAGGTTACCGTCACCGACGATATGCAGAACAAACGACTTCTTCATCTTTTTCAAACTTGCGGCAATTTCCAGCAGCCGCAAGGGCTGTTTCTGGCGATCAAGGCGTCCGACATACAAAAGATTCAAAACTCCGTCAACCCTTTCACGAGCAATCTCGGACCGCGCCGCGCGCCGCGCGGGATCATAGTAAGCCGCGTCAACCCGACCATGAATCACAGTGAATTTATCCTCGGCCAGGTAAGGATAAAGCCCCCGAAGCTCTTTTCCCAAATGCTCATATTCAAGATTATAGCGATCAATATGCTGATCGTACAGACGGGGAACCTCCAGTGCATAGCCTGTACGCCGGCCATCGGGAAAATGATCAAAACAATGAAACTGAGCCACGACCTTAAGCGCCGGATAGTGTTTTTTAAGTGTCGGCAGGGCCTGAAAGCCGGCCTCGCTGTTCATGATATGAATAATATCTATGCGACGACGGCCAATAAAATCCAGCAGAAAGCCATTGATCGCAGCCTGTTCCCGGCAACCCAGGGCGGGCAGATCGTAGATTTCCCGGGCGTGACCGGCGACCTTGGCCAGCCAGAGATTTTCACGTGGCAAGGTGGTCACCAGAAATTTATCGCACCAACCGGCATCCAGCCGGCGAAACCAGTCCACCAGCATGGTATCGGCTCCGCCGGTAATCACCCAGGGAGCCAGGTAAAGAATCCGCAGTTTTTGCCGACCTTTCACGGGTACGCTCTCAATCAGCCCACCGGTTTCGACTTTGCTCAAATCATCGAGCCCGATCTTTTCAATCCGATAATGTCCTTCCAGGTAGCGAACCAAGAGCTGCGGCTCCCTCTCGGAATGATAGTATTCGGGGAAATAAACCCGAAGACCGGGAAGCTGATTAAAATAAAAAAAATCACGCCAGAGCGAGTCGGCCGTCACCAGCAAAGGCTTGTCCGCGCTTTCGGCAAAAGCCAGCAGGCGCGGAAAAATCTCTGCCGGGGAAAAACTCAGCCCGCGCAAGTCCAGCCGGAAAGCCGAAAGCTTTGCCCCATCACCTCGATTGAGATTAACCAGTCCGTTCATGACCTGCCAGCGCTGCCGGACCCGGCCCCGCAGAATTCGAAGATGATTCATGATATAGCCCAGATGCAGATCCCTGATTCGGCGCTGTAATCCGGCAGACGCCGCGGATGCCCGTTCATTGCGTGAGCCCGCCAACATACGATAGTTATAAAGCGCCTCCGGAATCACCCGGCCGACATAACCATGCCGGACGAGGTTGACATAAAACTCCCAGTCTTCGTAACCATCCCGCATGATCTCGTTATAGCCACCGACGGTTTCCCAGGCGCGCCGCGGAAAAATCGCCACGCCGATGCGATTTTCATTGAGAATCTTTTCCGGATCGCTGTTTTCGGTCCGCCAGAGATAGGGCTCATCGCCGACAACATTGGTCCAGGTATAAACAAAAAAATGATCCGGCAGGGTCTCAAGCAGAAACAAGGTTTTTTCCAGAAAGGTCGGAGCGATCGTATCATCGGTATCCAGCGGAAAGATGTAGCGTCCCCGAGCCTCCCCGATAGCCCGGTTCCGGGCCCCGATCACGCCGCGGTTCAGCTGGCGAATCACCTTCCAGCCGGGCCGCTGTTCACGCTCAATCGCGTCGATCTTGCAAACGGTTGCCGGATCACTGGAACCATCGTCGATCAGAATCACTTCAAAATCGGTAAAAGTCTGGGCCTTTAAACTGGCGCTGAGATCATCCAGAAAAGCTCCGTGGTTAAAGCAGGGGAGAATAATCGAGAGCAGGGGCCCGGCGTGCGAAGACTGTCGCCAGGCCCGCGCCGGCAGTAAGGCCGAAAGCCGCCGAAGCCAACGCCGCCCCCAACGCCACCATGAATTTCCGTTCATCCCTGCTTGCCGCAAACGATCACGCGCGGAGCGCAAACCGGCAAACCAGGAAAGCGGCAATAAAATCCGCAGCAGTTCCCGCGCATGGTAGAGCGGATTTTGCCCGCGAGCCAGAGCCTGTAAATTATCAACCAGACGAAAACGTCTGGAACTGAGCAGGGCCTCCTGCTGCCGCCGATACCACTCGCAGGCGTCCCAGAGCTCCTGCTGCACCTGTTGTAAGCGGGAAAATTCCTGATCCTGCTGCTGCAGACGCAGGCTGAATTCTTTTTCCCTGAACTGGGTCAGCTTTTGTAATTCTGTAAACGCCTTTTCCAGGCCTTCTATCTGACCAAGAAAAAAACGCCGCCCCTCTTCCAGTTTCTCGATATAAGCCAGTTGCTCATTAATATACGACTTCTGCTCGGCTACCTGGGAAACCAGATTATCCCGATAGACATTTTCGTCGAGCCGCTGCCGCAAACATTTATGCAGACAGTCACGAACCGCCGGTGGCAGACTCTCCGGCGCTAAAAAAACCCCTTTTTGCCGCCGCAGATAAAGCATCGCCAGAAACAGGCTTTCCAGATTGATTCGATAATAGCCGGTCAACAGACGAGCGAGTTCCGCAAACGACCATTGTGGCATCAGAGCGCCGTTTTCCAGGGCATGCGCCAGCACCCAGGAAAGTTCCAGAAGGAACTCCAGCTGGCGGCCCGCGCCTTTCTCTTTCAGGGTATTACCCGAATGAAGCCGGTAAGCCAGCAGCTCGCGTTCACAAAAATAAGCTTCATGGCGCAACAGGGCGCGCAGCAAAAAATCAAGGTCATTGACATAACGCAAGGGCCGAAAAGCCCCGATGCGGCAAAGCAAAGAGCGGCGAAAGAAAAAATTTGATGAAGTACAGAGAAAATTGTCCCGTAACAAGCTTAACAGCAGATCCTGACTGTGGGCAAAATCGCCTTCCGCGTGCTTCAGCCATTCCAGCTCGAAGCCCTGTTGCAGAGCCAAACTGTCGCTGTCGACCAGCCGGACCTGGGAAAACGCCAGGGCAAAGCGAGGGTTGGCTTCCAGAACCTCAACAAAGTGGCTTAAACGCTCCGGCAGAAAAAGATCATCTGAATTAAGAATCGCGAGATAGCGCCCGCGGCTGCAGGTCAGACCCCGATTGAGCGCGGCGGCAGTGCCCTGGTTGTTCTGAATCTGCAGACAGACGCGATGATCCTCGCAGGCCGCGACCAAGGCCGCGGTATTGTCCGTGGAGCCATCATCAATGACAATGACTTCAAGCTCTCTGAAACTCTGGTTCAGAACACTGTCCAGGGTCTCCTTAATCCAACGCTCATGATTGTAGGCCGGAATAATAACCGAGACCAACGGCGGCGGACCGGGAAAAGGGCCCCGTTCTCTCTTGACTTCCGACTTCAATCCCGGTTTGGGGTCTTTGGGCAAAACCAGTTTCCTCCGCTGTCCGGCCTTGAGCGCGGCGGCAGTGGCCGCAAGATAAGCGTGGCCATATTCCTGATCGGCCTCCAGATAACAACCCTCTCCCCATTCATTCCAGGCATTGATAAAGACCAGGCGCTCGGCCGGGGCCAGGCGCTCGGCGCGGCTGATAACCTCGGTCAAAAAACGCTCGTATTTCTCAGGTGAGCTGTCATGAATGATGGTTGCTCCGGCATCCTTCCGGCGCCGGGCGTGATTGTCCCAGGCCGGGAACACCCCAGGATAACGCTGGTAAGTGGGCGGCTCCTTGGCGAGCATGGCGCGCACCACATCATCATACATAAAAACCTGATTCTCCAGAGTTCCCGCCACCGGAGAAAAGGTCGGCGACAGAGGCAAACGCCACTGCCCGTCAGCACCAAGATAATGGCGTTTAGTCAGGCAGCGCCAGTCGGGAGCAAACTCTACCGCGGCGTCAAATCCATGCTGTGCCGGATCAACCCCCGCCAGAAAGCCCTCAACCCGTAACAGGTAGAGACCGGGCAACCCCGCATGCTTCGCCTCCTCACGCCACAACGCCGCGGTACCGGCGGCATTCGGCAAGGCTTCACTGCGGTAGACAAGCACCACCGGTCGGCCCAGATGCCGGTAATAGCGCGAATCTTTTAAAACCGGCAAAAGCGCTCGAATATGTTCCAGATCGTCTTCACATGAATACTGCTGCTCTATCAGAACATCATTTTCAAGTCCGTCCCAACGTCTACTCCAGTTTTCGTTGGCCCAGCACAGACAAAAAGGCAGGGTAAAACTTTGATTTTCAAGAACCGTCTGCAAGGGCCCCTCCAGCAAACGTTTCCCCTTGAACCAGTAGTGATAAAAAACAAACCCGTGAATTCCGTATCGACGGGCCAGCTCCGCCTGCTCGCAGAGCACATGGGGACGGCTCAGATCATAGTAATTTTCCCCAAGAGGAATTTTCGGCTGTCGATGGCCGGCAAACTGCGGTCGGCCGGCGCGCACGTTGCTCCACTCGGTAAAGCCCTCTCCCCACCAGAGATCGTTTTCGGGAATCCGGTGAAACTGCGGCAGATAAAAAGCCATCAGCTTAGTCATGGTCTTCGAAAGTTTTGTTTTCAAGATTAAAGACGCCGTTTTCTGTTAATAATACCGCTCAAGGCAGACCAAGCCCGCGGCAGCAATTTTACCTTTGCCGCAGTTTTTTCGCCTGCAAGCTTCGCCTGAAGGCTTAACTGATCATTGAGCTGTTTTAAGTCGACGATCTCGCGTTCCAGTTGGGCCGAACGTCTGGCCTCACGCGGATCGGTCTTGGCCGCCAGCATGGCATAACCGATCGGACAAAAAAAGTTTTCCAGATCATGGGGATGTTGCGTTTCCGCCAGCCACCATTCCAGTCCCACGCGGGCGCAAAGGCGAGTCCAGGCATCAACCTCGGGATTAATCCGGCCCAGCAGATGGGGCCGGCGGGCGACAACCCGATAAGCTTCTCCGCGAATGTCCCGATACTGCCGATGGAAACGCTCCCAGGGATGCTCGGCGTAGGGCGCGTTGCTGGCGACCCCGCCGTGAAACTGATGAAAGCTGCCTTCACCGAGCAGGACAATATAATCAAGTTCCTCCGCCAGCAACGCCCGGCGAAAAAAATCAAGAATGGCCAGGCCGCCGCCGGCCTCCGTGAAACGGGAATCAAAACCGCCGAGCCTCTCGTAGCTGGTTTTTTTCATCATGAAACAATTGGATTCGGCCAGGGGGCCGAACCAGCCGGCGCAGTCATAGGCAAGCTCACCAGCGAGTTCAAACAGAAGATAACCATTCTCGCGCCAGGCAACCCGGTTCAGCAGCGCATCCTCGGCGACCTGATCATAGCCATGACTGACGGAACGATTCTGATTTTCCCGACCCAGATGAAAACCGACAACCGTCACGAAAGGCTCGGTCCAGGCCCGGGCCGCCCGCAGGGCGTTGGCGATAACTCCGGGGCTCAGCATATGGGCCCCGTCGATCATGACCATCACCAGTTCGCTGAAACTTTCCGCCACCGCCTGGTTGAGGGCCTGAACCGGTGATACCGCCTTCGTCTCATGAAAGCGATAAACAAAATTTTTTCCGAAACCGGCGACAAAATCAGCCCCCAAAGGCCGGCTTGAGCCATGATCGATAACCACCACCCGATAATCTTCAGCGGCCACCTCCCGCTGATAATCGGGAGACAGGGTCCACAGGGTCCGGGCCGCCTCGCGAGGCATGTTGAAAAACACGACAACAACCGTAAGCAGTGGGGTTTCACTCATCTTGCAGCCGCGGCAGGAGCTTGCGAATCAGGCTCCAATCATTGGCGATCAGAGAAAAATACGTCTCTTTGTCACCAATGGCTTCGTAATCAAGCCCTGCGTATCGCTCGACCAGGAGGGGGAAATTTCTCGACAGAAAATCAGATTCAGACTGCAAGCCGCCAATCAGACAAAGACCGGTGGGATAAGTGGGAATGGTAACCAGGCTTAAATCAGGACGCTCTCGTTTCAGACAGGGAACAATCTTCCAGACATCGCCGCTCCAAAACTGGGTTGTGCGCTGCCGGGAAGCCGTCCGGCGGTCAAGCGGCAGACAGTCATGAATCGCGATCAGAGATGAGGGACCGGCATATCTTTCCAGGTTGACAATATCCTGCAAAACCTGCTCAAAGATGTGCAGACCATCAATAAAAGCCAAATCAAAGGTCCCCCCCAGCAAGCTTTGAACATCATTTTCAACAAAGAAAACATCACTGGTCATTTCCCAGAGGGAGACGTTTTCGGGCAAGGGAAAATCGACCTGAGGCCTGGGGTCGATACCGAAAACCCGAGTCTCGGGCCCGGCCAGTTTCAGGGTGTGACCGAACTCAACTCCAATCTCAATATAGTTTTTCGGTTGTAAAAAGGCATGTAGGCAGGCCAGGATTTCGCGGTAACCTGGTCCCGGCAGACGCGACCGGGCCCAAGCGAGATGGGCCTCGACACAATCCTTTTCGGCCGGCACCGCCTGCTGAAAAAGGGCCTCGGCCTGGTCTTTTGCACCGGCGGCCAGGCAGGCGACCGCTCTTTGCCAGAGCTCCGCTTTCCGAGTCATTCCCGCCACCCGGCGGCTCCTTTGCGAAAAATAGCCAGCGCCTTGTTTTTTTCGAGAATTATGCGGCACTCCGAGATCGACAACTCCGGAATCCGGGCAATGATATCGTTGATCAGCTCGACCATACCCTGATAATGCGGTCGGTCCCGCCAGTAGCCCGCAGCCCAGTCTTCAATGATATAATAGCCACCGGTCGCCACCTCGGGAAAAAGGACGCGAAAACAATGTTCGGTTTCCCGACGGGCATGGCTGCCGTCATCGATCACAATATCAAAAGGCCCGAACTGCCGCGCCACCCTCTCCAGAGCCGGGCCGTCATTCTGATCGCACTGAATCACCTTAACCCGCTGCGAGAACGATGAGGTCTGGGGTAAATTCAGATCAAGCCCGACGATCGAGGTCTCCGGATGTTGAAAATAGTCATCCCAATAATGCAGGGAACCACCTTCGAGAACCCCGATTTCAAGCAGACTGAGTTGACGATACTGCAAAGGGCTGAAGAGGGTTTTATAGTTCTCCAGCAAACCATTGGCTATTTTATCGGTATTGTAGTCCATTTTCTAATCAGCAATTTTTTTCAGGTAACCACAGGGATTGTAAGTCAGCAGATAGCGTTCACAATCGCGATCGATGATAAAACGCTTATCTTCGGAAAGAAAATCTCGGACGGCGGGTAAAGGTCCGGGCCCTCCCAGGGTTGAACCGAGCCGGGAGTCTTCGGAAAAAAGATCGACCACTCCGTCTTCGACAATAAAATACGAATCCCTGGAAACCAAATCGGCATAGATTCTGAGATCCGCCAGCACCATCTCATAACTGTGATCGGCGTCATGAACAAGCATGACCGTCTGACCGGCGGCGGCTTGTCGCAAGCGGGCGATTACCATCGGATCCTGCGTTGAGCCGGTCAGGGTCGAAATTCTGTGATGCTCGGCCATGAATGAGGAATGATCGAGATCCACCGAAATCACCCGACCATGGCCGAGCTGGTCCAGAAGATGGGCCAGATAAAGGGTGCTGCCACCCTTGAAGGAGCCCATTTCAATAATCAAATCCGGCCGCAGGGAGACAATCAATTCCTGGTAAATCCAGAGATCAAGCACGTTTTTCAGGATCGGAACCCCCATCCAGCTGACCTTGTCGAAAACCACCTTCCTCTGATGATACTCAAGCCATCCGGCCAGATTCGTG
Above is a window of Pseudomonadota bacterium DNA encoding:
- a CDS encoding glycosyltransferase; protein product: MKTKLSKTMTKLMAFYLPQFHRIPENDLWWGEGFTEWSNVRAGRPQFAGHRQPKIPLGENYYDLSRPHVLCEQAELARRYGIHGFVFYHYWFKGKRLLEGPLQTVLENQSFTLPFCLCWANENWSRRWDGLENDVLIEQQYSCEDDLEHIRALLPVLKDSRYYRHLGRPVVLVYRSEALPNAAGTAALWREEAKHAGLPGLYLLRVEGFLAGVDPAQHGFDAAVEFAPDWRCLTKRHYLGADGQWRLPLSPTFSPVAGTLENQVFMYDDVVRAMLAKEPPTYQRYPGVFPAWDNHARRRKDAGATIIHDSSPEKYERFLTEVISRAERLAPAERLVFINAWNEWGEGCYLEADQEYGHAYLAATAAALKAGQRRKLVLPKDPKPGLKSEVKRERGPFPGPPPLVSVIIPAYNHERWIKETLDSVLNQSFRELEVIVIDDGSTDNTAALVAACEDHRVCLQIQNNQGTAAALNRGLTCSRGRYLAILNSDDLFLPERLSHFVEVLEANPRFALAFSQVRLVDSDSLALQQGFELEWLKHAEGDFAHSQDLLLSLLRDNFLCTSSNFFFRRSLLCRIGAFRPLRYVNDLDFLLRALLRHEAYFCERELLAYRLHSGNTLKEKGAGRQLEFLLELSWVLAHALENGALMPQWSFAELARLLTGYYRINLESLFLAMLYLRRQKGVFLAPESLPPAVRDCLHKCLRQRLDENVYRDNLVSQVAEQKSYINEQLAYIEKLEEGRRFFLGQIEGLEKAFTELQKLTQFREKEFSLRLQQQDQEFSRLQQVQQELWDACEWYRRQQEALLSSRRFRLVDNLQALARGQNPLYHARELLRILLPLSWFAGLRSARDRLRQAGMNGNSWWRWGRRWLRRLSALLPARAWRQSSHAGPLLSIILPCFNHGAFLDDLSASLKAQTFTDFEVILIDDGSSDPATVCKIDAIEREQRPGWKVIRQLNRGVIGARNRAIGEARGRYIFPLDTDDTIAPTFLEKTLFLLETLPDHFFVYTWTNVVGDEPYLWRTENSDPEKILNENRIGVAIFPRRAWETVGGYNEIMRDGYEDWEFYVNLVRHGYVGRVIPEALYNYRMLAGSRNERASAASAGLQRRIRDLHLGYIMNHLRILRGRVRQRWQVMNGLVNLNRGDGAKLSAFRLDLRGLSFSPAEIFPRLLAFAESADKPLLVTADSLWRDFFYFNQLPGLRVYFPEYYHSEREPQLLVRYLEGHYRIEKIGLDDLSKVETGGLIESVPVKGRQKLRILYLAPWVITGGADTMLVDWFRRLDAGWCDKFLVTTLPRENLWLAKVAGHAREIYDLPALGCREQAAINGFLLDFIGRRRIDIIHIMNSEAGFQALPTLKKHYPALKVVAQFHCFDHFPDGRRTGYALEVPRLYDQHIDRYNLEYEHLGKELRGLYPYLAEDKFTVIHGRVDAAYYDPARRAARSEIARERVDGVLNLLYVGRLDRQKQPLRLLEIAASLKKMKKSFVLHIVGDGNLESQKKELLGGIRQQHLEREVRWHGEQPLSSVYDWYKIADLLLLTSDWEGVPMVLYQAMAMAVVPVVAEVGGCAELVTPECGFLIRERERPEAYVAAISKLADPHRRQRMAAAARRRMCEDFSLAGLDREYQSFYFSLKP
- a CDS encoding glycosyltransferase family 2 protein, which gives rise to MSETPLLTVVVVFFNMPREAARTLWTLSPDYQREVAAEDYRVVVIDHGSSRPLGADFVAGFGKNFVYRFHETKAVSPVQALNQAVAESFSELVMVMIDGAHMLSPGVIANALRAARAWTEPFVTVVGFHLGRENQNRSVSHGYDQVAEDALLNRVAWRENGYLLFELAGELAYDCAGWFGPLAESNCFMMKKTSYERLGGFDSRFTEAGGGLAILDFFRRALLAEELDYIVLLGEGSFHQFHGGVASNAPYAEHPWERFHRQYRDIRGEAYRVVARRPHLLGRINPEVDAWTRLCARVGLEWWLAETQHPHDLENFFCPIGYAMLAAKTDPREARRSAQLEREIVDLKQLNDQLSLQAKLAGEKTAAKVKLLPRAWSALSGIINRKRRL
- a CDS encoding class I SAM-dependent methyltransferase translates to MTRKAELWQRAVACLAAGAKDQAEALFQQAVPAEKDCVEAHLAWARSRLPGPGYREILACLHAFLQPKNYIEIGVEFGHTLKLAGPETRVFGIDPRPQVDFPLPENVSLWEMTSDVFFVENDVQSLLGGTFDLAFIDGLHIFEQVLQDIVNLERYAGPSSLIAIHDCLPLDRRTASRQRTTQFWSGDVWKIVPCLKRERPDLSLVTIPTYPTGLCLIGGLQSESDFLSRNFPLLVERYAGLDYEAIGDKETYFSLIANDWSLIRKLLPRLQDE
- a CDS encoding class I SAM-dependent methyltransferase — translated: MDYNTDKIANGLLENYKTLFSPLQYRQLSLLEIGVLEGGSLHYWDDYFQHPETSIVGLDLNLPQTSSFSQRVKVIQCDQNDGPALERVARQFGPFDIVIDDGSHARRETEHCFRVLFPEVATGGYYIIEDWAAGYWRDRPHYQGMVELINDIIARIPELSISECRIILEKNKALAIFRKGAAGWRE